The following coding sequences are from one Dermacentor silvarum isolate Dsil-2018 chromosome 4, BIME_Dsil_1.4, whole genome shotgun sequence window:
- the LOC119449426 gene encoding uncharacterized protein LOC119449426 isoform X2 — protein MVEAPLQCQIRDIVASDTLTLRQSVLRPDLARVDYRGDDLPTTAHFGAYVDGRLVGVVSAFHESLIFPEAQRMAAEPQKHNCAPPSADVAVDVPTDDLSTTAADLDVEPAGKLGDQQPGSESNELICDQISKLSVNAPYERHEETARVAADPTADAKAVSDTAQDMNGACREVYGPGAVPTGSKTGTDTSVKVSPERPMRPPLPSVERAIQLASETSSWRIRGLAVDLPLRGRGVGSRLISTCIQHATDKRAACVWCVARCSAEPVYEKMGFQRAGQVFRLEGIGQVCYMIRALL, from the coding sequence ATGGTGGAGGCGCCGCTGCAATGCCAGATCCGAGACATCGTCGCCTCCGACACGCTCACGCTCCGACAGAGTGTGCTCCGACCCGACCTGGCGCGCGTCGACTACCGCGGGGACGACCTGCCAACCACCGCCCACTTCGGAGCATACGTCGACGGCCGACTGGTTggcgtcgtgtccgccttccacGAGTCGCTCATCTTTCCCGAAGCGCAGCGGATGGCTGCCGAGCCGCAGAAGCATAACTGCGCACCGCCATCTGCCGACGTTGCCGTTGACGTCCCGACCGATGACTTGTCAACAACAGCTGCAGATTTGGACGTCGAGCCTGCGGGAAAATTAGGCGACCAGCAACCGGGAAGCGAATCGAACGAGCTGATATGCGACCAGATTTCGAAGCTGTCTGTGAACGCGCCGTACGAACGGCATGAAGAGACAGCGCGAGTGGCGGCTGATCCGACAGCAGACGCGAAGGCCGTGTCTGACACCGCTCAAGATATGAACGGGGCCTGCCGCGAAGTGTACGGTCCGGGCGCCGTGCCGACCGGTTCGAAGACGGGAACCGACACGTCTGTGAAGGTGTCGCCGGAGCGCCCCATGCGCCCTCCGCTGCCAAGCGTCGAGAGGGCCATCCAGCTGGCTTCGGAAACCAGCTCGTGGCGTATCCGGGGTCTAGCCGTCGATCTACCACTCAGGGGCCGCGGAGTTGGCTCCCGGCTTATCTCGACGTGCATCCAGCACGCCACCGACAAGCGGGCCGCTTGTGTATGGTGCGTGGCCCGCTGCTCGGCCGAGCCCGTCTACGAGAAGATGGGCTTCCAGAGGGCCGGCCAGGTATTTCGCCTAGAGGGCATCGGACAAGTGTGCTACATGATTCGGGCCTTGCTCTAG